The nucleotide window GCGCAGAAACCGGTCGGGGCGGTACTCCAGCAGCACGCCAAAGTCGTTGACGTACTGCTCACAGGTGGTTTTGCTGTAGCGGGCCAGCTGCCGGCTAGGCGCGTCGTTTTCGCTGCTCAGGGTGCGGCGCAGCTTGGCTTCGTCGGCGGTTTCGGTGGCCGGCACCCCTTCGCTGAAGATGCGGATGTGCTTGTTGTCGGAAATCTCCGGGTCGTAGCCTTTGGAGTTGCCCACGATGTCATTGTTGAGCATGCCCACCAGGTTCCAGCCTTCTTTTTTGGCCCGTTTGGCTAGGTGGGTCGAGCCGTAGAGGCCCTGCTCTTCACCCTGCACAGCCACGAAAATGAGCGTGCATGGGTACTGCTTCTGCGACATGATGCGGGCCATTTCCATAACCAAGGCCACGCCCGAGGCGTCGTCGTTGGCCCCTGGCGCGTCGGCGGTGGCGTTCATTACGTCCGTCACGCGGGAGTCGAGGTGGCCGCTGACGATGAACACCCGGGTATCGGTGGGGTCGGTGCCGGGCAGGGTGGCCATGACGTTGGCCATGATGACGGGCTTATCGATGCGGCGGCCGTCGGGCTTGACCAGGAAGGTATCCTGCTCCACTTTGAGGCGGCCACCGCTGGCCTTGCTGTACTTGCGAAACTCACTTTCGACCCAGTTGCGGGCCGCCCCGATGCCGCGCTTCTTGCTTTTGGTGTCGCTCAGGGTGTGGCGGGTGCCAAAGGACACCATTTTGCGGATGTCCTCTT belongs to Hymenobacter cellulosilyticus and includes:
- a CDS encoding M28 family peptidase codes for the protein MNLRFALLLSASLAPAFVFAQTTAPVPAPDPAIKQMVEAISAKNLEEDIRKMVSFGTRHTLSDTKSKKRGIGAARNWVESEFRKYSKASGGRLKVEQDTFLVKPDGRRIDKPVIMANVMATLPGTDPTDTRVFIVSGHLDSRVTDVMNATADAPGANDDASGVALVMEMARIMSQKQYPCTLIFVAVQGEEQGLYGSTHLAKRAKKEGWNLVGMLNNDIVGNSKGYDPEISDNKHIRIFSEGVPATETADEAKLRRTLSSENDAPSRQLARYSKTTCEQYVNDFGVLLEYRPDRFLRGGDHTPFNQQGFAAVRYTEVNENFNHQHQDLRTENNIQYGDLPEFVDYEYLRKNTGVNLATMASLALAPSAPKMWACSRPSSPTAPSSNGTRLKWVRSPPATWF